DNA from Glycine max cultivar Williams 82 unplaced genomic scaffold, Glycine_max_v4.0 scaffold_422, whole genome shotgun sequence:
TCCTATGCACTTGtacggaaattaaatgcatccTATATCCTAACTTTCTTCATAAAGTTGGGAAATTCATAGAGAGatttcttctaaaatataatattgttaaaaatatttctaaatctTTCTATTGGATCTTTCCACCAATTCTCTTGCTCACTTTACCTGATGAGTGTTGATTATTTCtctgttttcaaaatattaagttgatttacatttttatatgaaatattaaaaatataatggaaCAAGATAATTGTGTGTCATCAACATAATTagatataattgataaataatattatctcttaaatatattatgaagaatttaattcCTACCTATAAATCAATAATTAAGCTGAAATAATTTGGTACATAGGATATAAATACAACCGCGTACATGTTAATTCAAACCATTTataccaaaaattataaaattgtaaaaggattttgaCGTAAATCGTACAATCAATAAGAATATTGGGGTACCCATGCCAATCCCACATGCATGCACTGCATAACCTGTGTGTCCCACAGCCTCCACAACATCTTATTCTGGAAGACTAAGACTGCCACAGACCACACAAAGTTTGTGTATATAAACACCTGAACTTCTTGAATactccaaatgataaaacttgtTTCTCTCATAATCTCATCATTGGTCCAACATAGCCCAGCCTAAAATTTAAGTAGCAGAAGCTAGCACTAGCTAGTTAGGTTTAATTTCTGTCTTGTAATTGAGACAATTTATGAAATAACCGCACAATTGATTCATGATGAAGAAGAGAGTAGCAAGCACCAGCAATGAGTCCTCTAAACTTGATCGCAAAACCATTGAAAGGAACCGCAGAACTCACATGAAATCCCTCTGCCATCAGCTTTCTTCTCTTATTCCTCCCAATCTCAAACCAGTCAAACCCAAGGTACATATATAACAACAGTCATCTacacattttttctctcttttaattaattgaactcTTCACCTAGAAGTTACCAACTAAGAGTGTGTTTGAAAACCCGTTTCCATGAAGTTCTCACTTTCCGAGGCACAATAGGAAGCAATAATTTGTTGCTTGTAGTTGAACGAAAGTTTAAAGGTTTTCAACTGCAAATCAAACACACTTTTAATGCATGTTTTATTTAAGtttgcaaaaatattttaagtcttgcttcttcaaaattgtttaatttgcaggcaaaattatattttcggGAGATAACCAAACATgattataaactaattttactctcaaacatatttttagatatttctACCTGAAATGTGAACATATCTTAGTGTATGTTTGGATGTCATTTACATTCAAAATACTTTTACTCACAAAGTAATAAATTCTTCTatctttatttttgtctttgaatCCGAGAATGGACATTGAAATTCCCAAAAGCGCATTCCTAACTGCTTTGATGAACTTTGTTTCAAACATAGATGTAAAAATTAACTAGCTAATTGAATGTTTTCAGTTGATGCTAGGGCTGCAGGACCAGCTGGATCTTGCAGCAAGGTATATAAGACAAATGACAGAGAGAGTAGAGAAACTGAAGAGGCAGAAGGAGCAAGCCATGTCAAACCAAAGCAATGATGGTAGAAAAATGTTCAACAATAATGTTGAGTCCAAATTGCCAATACTTGAGCTAAGGGACTTGGGTTCCGGCATCGAAGTGATATTGGTGACTGGGTTGAACAAGACATTCATGTTGTACGAAGTTATTAGTGTGCTCGAGGAAGAAGGTGCTGAAGTTGTCACTGCAAGCTTCTCAACTGTTGGGGACAAG
Protein-coding regions in this window:
- the LOC100809363 gene encoding transcription factor bHLH168 — its product is MMKKRVASTSNESSKLDRKTIERNRRTHMKSLCHQLSSLIPPNLKPVKPKLMLGLQDQLDLAARYIRQMTERVEKLKRQKEQAMSNQSNDGRKMFNNNVESKLPILELRDLGSGIEVILVTGLNKTFMLYEVISVLEEEGAEVVTASFSTVGDKIFYVVHAQAKISRVGVETTRVYNRLQEFIVPPEIWPEDV